The Mixophyes fleayi isolate aMixFle1 chromosome 1, aMixFle1.hap1, whole genome shotgun sequence genome includes a region encoding these proteins:
- the HABP4 gene encoding intracellular hyaluronan-binding protein 4 isoform X1, with amino-acid sequence MQDAFGCAVKNRFFHLLDDESDPLDILHQASVEISRRKKKGEAAAAKKTGNKRESQKDRKAFVIETSTEAPDQKHAPKQSLYKGIQNENSGAQVKADRAERRPAFREFRSNIERPLEYSMDNFEKEKLVRNWIANQRGGRGGFSRNTDYDNQRGKREFDRHSGNDRTRIRAEDKRGGSGPRNWGSIKDAFSEVEAAHMESVEVNEIIDVTEEEQDIKLSEDSAEDHREMSLDEWKSMQVQNRPKIELNLRKPETSMPSKAVVIHKSKFKNNLEGFEDDQQCGLRKPVNDITFQLDINFGSLPRPGRGGRGGGRGRGRREETYLHDMTDVQEFLLNPDDPEDFPALS; translated from the exons ATGCAGGACGCTTTCGGCTGTGCTGTGAAAAATCGCTTTTTCCATCTTCTGGATGATGAGTCTGATCCCTTAGACATCTTGCATCAAGCATCGGTTGAGATTAGTCGACGCAAGAAGAAAGGGGAAGCGGCAGCTGCCAAAAAAACTGGTAACAAGAGAGAATCTCAGAAGGACAGAAAGGCGTTTGTTATTGAGACTAGCACAGAGGCCCCAG accAGAAGCATGCTCCAAAGCAGTCTCTGTACAAAGGGATTCAGAATGAGAACAGTGGTGCACAAGTGAAAGCTGATAGAGCAGAGCGCAGACCAGCTTTCAGAGAGTTCCGTTCGAACATAGAAAGACCTTTGGAGTACAGCATGGACAA TTTTGAGAAGGAGAAACTGGTCAGAAATTGGATTGCAAACcagagaggaggaagaggtggCTTTTCACGAAACACAGATTATGACAACCAGAGAGGAAAACGAGAGTTTGACAGACACAGTGGTAACGACCGTAC TAGAATAAGAGCAGAAGACAAGAGGGGTGGAAGTGGACCTCGCAACTGGGGCTCAATTAAAGATGCTTTCAG TGAGGTAGAGGCAGCACATATGGAGAGTGTGGAAGTCAACGAAATTATTGATGTGACTGAGGAAGAACAAGATATCAA ACTATCCGAAGACAGTGCTGAAGATCATAGAGAAATGTCACTGGATGAATGGAAATCTATGCAGGTCCAAAACAGGCCGAAAATTGAATTAAACCTTCGCAAACCAGAAACTTCAATGCCTTCCAAAGCAGTGGTGATACATAaatctaaatttaaaaat AATTTAGAGGGTTTTGAAGACGACCAACAATGTGGGTTGCGCAAACCTGTCAATGATATAACCTTTCAGTTGGATATTAACTTTGGAAGCCTACCTCGCCCAGGCCGTGGGGGTAGGGGTGGAGGACGTGGACGAGGAAGAAGAGAAGAGACTTATCTGCATGACATGACTGAT GTGCAAGAATTTCTTCTGAACCCAGATGATCCTGAAGACTTTCCTGCTCTGAGTTAA
- the HABP4 gene encoding intracellular hyaluronan-binding protein 4 isoform X2, with translation MQDAFGCAVKNRFFHLLDDESDPLDILHQASVEISRRKKKGEAAAAKKTGNKRESQKDRKAFVIETSTEAPDQKHAPKQSLYKGIQNENSGAQVKADRAERRPAFREFRSNIERPLEYSMDNFEKEKLVRNWIANQRGGRGGFSRNTDYDNQRGKREFDRHSGNDRTEVEAAHMESVEVNEIIDVTEEEQDIKLSEDSAEDHREMSLDEWKSMQVQNRPKIELNLRKPETSMPSKAVVIHKSKFKNNLEGFEDDQQCGLRKPVNDITFQLDINFGSLPRPGRGGRGGGRGRGRREETYLHDMTDVQEFLLNPDDPEDFPALS, from the exons ATGCAGGACGCTTTCGGCTGTGCTGTGAAAAATCGCTTTTTCCATCTTCTGGATGATGAGTCTGATCCCTTAGACATCTTGCATCAAGCATCGGTTGAGATTAGTCGACGCAAGAAGAAAGGGGAAGCGGCAGCTGCCAAAAAAACTGGTAACAAGAGAGAATCTCAGAAGGACAGAAAGGCGTTTGTTATTGAGACTAGCACAGAGGCCCCAG accAGAAGCATGCTCCAAAGCAGTCTCTGTACAAAGGGATTCAGAATGAGAACAGTGGTGCACAAGTGAAAGCTGATAGAGCAGAGCGCAGACCAGCTTTCAGAGAGTTCCGTTCGAACATAGAAAGACCTTTGGAGTACAGCATGGACAA TTTTGAGAAGGAGAAACTGGTCAGAAATTGGATTGCAAACcagagaggaggaagaggtggCTTTTCACGAAACACAGATTATGACAACCAGAGAGGAAAACGAGAGTTTGACAGACACAGTGGTAACGACCGTAC TGAGGTAGAGGCAGCACATATGGAGAGTGTGGAAGTCAACGAAATTATTGATGTGACTGAGGAAGAACAAGATATCAA ACTATCCGAAGACAGTGCTGAAGATCATAGAGAAATGTCACTGGATGAATGGAAATCTATGCAGGTCCAAAACAGGCCGAAAATTGAATTAAACCTTCGCAAACCAGAAACTTCAATGCCTTCCAAAGCAGTGGTGATACATAaatctaaatttaaaaat AATTTAGAGGGTTTTGAAGACGACCAACAATGTGGGTTGCGCAAACCTGTCAATGATATAACCTTTCAGTTGGATATTAACTTTGGAAGCCTACCTCGCCCAGGCCGTGGGGGTAGGGGTGGAGGACGTGGACGAGGAAGAAGAGAAGAGACTTATCTGCATGACATGACTGAT GTGCAAGAATTTCTTCTGAACCCAGATGATCCTGAAGACTTTCCTGCTCTGAGTTAA